Proteins from a single region of Deltaproteobacteria bacterium:
- a CDS encoding glutathione S-transferase has translation MIDLYTAATPNGWKVSIALEELGLPYRVHAIRLEKLEQKEPWFLALNPNGRIPVIVDRANSDFAVFESGAILLYLAEKTGRLLPAEPKARSVALQWLMFQMGGVGPMQGQANVFFRYAPEKIPYAIERYQKETRRLYTVLDARLRDHEYLAGEYSIADIATWPWVSIHAWSGVEIADLPALAGWVERIAARPAVQRGRAVPATVESEARAEEREKAGAKLLV, from the coding sequence GTGATCGATCTCTACACCGCCGCGACCCCGAACGGATGGAAGGTCTCGATCGCGCTCGAGGAGCTCGGCCTGCCGTACCGCGTGCACGCGATCCGGCTCGAGAAGCTGGAGCAGAAGGAGCCCTGGTTCCTGGCGCTGAACCCCAACGGCCGGATCCCCGTGATCGTCGATCGCGCGAACTCGGACTTCGCGGTCTTCGAGTCCGGCGCGATCCTGCTCTACCTGGCCGAGAAGACCGGCCGCCTGCTGCCGGCCGAGCCCAAGGCGCGCTCGGTCGCGCTGCAGTGGCTGATGTTCCAGATGGGCGGCGTGGGCCCGATGCAGGGCCAGGCGAACGTGTTCTTCCGCTACGCGCCCGAGAAGATCCCGTACGCGATCGAGCGCTACCAGAAGGAGACCCGGCGTCTCTACACGGTGCTCGACGCGCGGCTGCGCGATCACGAGTACCTGGCGGGCGAGTACTCGATCGCCGACATCGCCACCTGGCCCTGGGTCTCGATCCACGCCTGGTCGGGCGTCGAGATCGCCGACCTGCCGGCGCTCGCGGGCTGGGTGGAGCGGATCGCCGCGCGCCCGGCCGTGCAGCGGGGGCGGGCGGTCCCGGCGACGGTGGAATCCGAGGCGCGCGCCGAGGAGCGCGAGAAGGCCGGCGCGAAGCTGCTGGTCTGA
- a CDS encoding lysoplasmalogenase — MFFAIAMSGCVAVLLVAEYRAWRVGVWLAKPAAALCFVAAALSFGALETSYGRIVLAGLVLSLCGDVLLIPKGRPRVFQAGIAAFGLGHVAYLAAFALRFESPGRAAICAGLASLALRGLLDWLRPHVPAEMKLAVYGYVAVISAMLVAAAGASPSSAWIFAGAAMFYLSDLAVARDRFVSSSFANRAWGLPLYFAAQLVLASTVRP, encoded by the coding sequence GTGTTCTTCGCCATCGCGATGTCCGGCTGCGTAGCGGTGCTCCTGGTTGCAGAGTACCGCGCATGGCGCGTCGGCGTCTGGCTCGCCAAGCCGGCCGCCGCGCTCTGCTTCGTCGCCGCGGCGCTCTCCTTCGGCGCGCTCGAGACGAGCTACGGCCGGATCGTGCTCGCGGGCCTGGTGCTCTCGCTCTGTGGAGACGTGCTGCTGATCCCGAAGGGCCGACCGCGCGTCTTCCAGGCCGGCATCGCCGCCTTCGGGCTCGGGCACGTCGCCTATCTGGCCGCGTTCGCGCTGCGCTTCGAGAGCCCCGGGCGAGCGGCGATCTGCGCCGGCCTCGCGTCGCTCGCGCTTCGCGGTCTGCTGGACTGGCTGCGGCCGCACGTTCCGGCCGAGATGAAGCTTGCGGTGTACGGGTACGTGGCGGTGATCTCGGCCATGCTGGTGGCGGCGGCCGGCGCGTCGCCGTCGTCCGCGTGGATATTCGCGGGCGCCGCGATGTTCTACCTCTCGGACCTCGCGGTCGCGCGCGACCGCTTCGTCTCGAGTTCCTTCGCCAATCGCGCCTGGGGTCTGCCGCTGTACTTCGCGGCGCAGCTCGTGCTCGCGAGCACGGTGCGCCCGTGA
- a CDS encoding Gfo/Idh/MocA family oxidoreductase, which produces MDIRGRRDVLPLGPRGRARPLRLEFLRQSRLGSAAVLRGAARAREHGAPVSRIDVALIGAGNRGRAVFGAYALRHPERMRIVALAEPRGDRRLATAAEHGLAPERVFTDWRGLLRARPDAHAAIVATGDTEHVEPALAAIAAGYHLLLEKPIAPQPADCLRVTEAAERAGRILQIGHVLRYTEFYARVHEIVASGRLGRVAMIDVREHVAYWHMAHSYVRGKFRNRALAAPFLLAKSCHDLDLLAWLAEGRATRLASFGSLGIYRPELAPPGAAARCGSACSVQASCPWDAARFYLGPDERLARHWPWTDLCADPTRAARESALATSDYGRCVFRCDNDVADHQVVAVEFDAGLTATLGVHGTASEERRTVRISGSAGELRGVLQTGVIEVSRHGSLGREEIRIESSAFGHSGGDQGLLDHFCEVVAIGAPDRVRASGRVALESHLLGFAAERARAERRVIEMEPFRDEVRRSAGL; this is translated from the coding sequence GTGGATATTCGCGGGCGCCGCGATGTTCTACCTCTCGGACCTCGCGGTCGCGCGCGACCGCTTCGTCTCGAGTTCCTTCGCCAATCGCGCCTGGGGTCTGCCGCTGTACTTCGCGGCGCAGCTCGTGCTCGCGAGCACGGTGCGCCCGTGAGCCGGATCGACGTCGCGCTGATCGGAGCGGGAAATCGCGGCCGCGCGGTCTTCGGCGCCTACGCGCTGCGGCATCCCGAGCGGATGCGGATCGTCGCGCTCGCCGAGCCCCGCGGGGATCGGCGGCTGGCGACCGCCGCGGAGCACGGGCTCGCGCCGGAACGGGTCTTCACGGACTGGCGCGGGCTGCTGCGGGCGCGCCCGGACGCCCACGCCGCCATCGTCGCCACCGGCGACACCGAGCACGTCGAGCCGGCGCTCGCCGCGATCGCGGCCGGCTACCACCTGCTGCTCGAGAAGCCGATCGCGCCGCAGCCCGCCGACTGCCTGCGCGTCACCGAGGCGGCCGAGCGCGCGGGCCGGATCCTGCAGATCGGCCACGTGCTCCGCTACACCGAGTTCTACGCCCGCGTGCACGAGATCGTCGCGAGCGGGCGGCTCGGCCGCGTGGCCATGATCGACGTGCGCGAGCACGTCGCCTACTGGCACATGGCGCACTCCTACGTGCGCGGGAAGTTCCGCAACCGCGCGCTCGCCGCGCCGTTTCTGCTCGCGAAGAGCTGTCACGATCTGGACCTGCTCGCCTGGCTCGCCGAGGGCCGCGCGACGCGGCTCGCCTCGTTCGGATCGCTGGGAATCTACCGGCCCGAGCTCGCCCCGCCGGGCGCCGCCGCGCGCTGCGGCAGCGCATGCTCCGTGCAGGCCAGCTGCCCCTGGGACGCCGCGCGCTTCTACCTGGGCCCGGACGAGCGACTCGCGAGGCACTGGCCGTGGACCGATCTCTGCGCGGACCCGACGCGTGCGGCGCGCGAGTCGGCGCTCGCGACGAGCGACTACGGGCGCTGCGTGTTCCGCTGCGACAACGACGTCGCGGACCATCAGGTCGTCGCCGTGGAGTTCGACGCCGGCCTCACCGCGACGCTGGGCGTACACGGAACGGCGTCGGAGGAGCGGCGCACGGTTCGCATCTCGGGCAGCGCGGGCGAGCTCCGCGGCGTGCTCCAGACCGGCGTGATCGAGGTCTCGCGCCACGGCTCGCTCGGGCGCGAGGAGATCCGGATCGAGAGCTCCGCGTTCGGGCACTCCGGCGGCGATCAGGGGCTGCTCGACCACTTCTGCGAGGTGGTCGCGATCGGCGCGCCAGATCGCGTGCGCGCGAGCGGCCGGGTCGCACTCGAGAGCCACCTGCTCGGCTTCGCCGCCGAGCGCGCGCGCGCCGAGCGCAGGGTGATCGAGATGGAGCCGTTCCGGGACGAGGTGCGCCGGAGCGCCGGGCTCTGA